A window from Telopea speciosissima isolate NSW1024214 ecotype Mountain lineage chromosome 8, Tspe_v1, whole genome shotgun sequence encodes these proteins:
- the LOC122670431 gene encoding NAC domain-containing protein 100, with product MENFVGLCKGDDQMDLPPGFRFHPTDEELITHYLSKKVIDSNFCARAIGDVDLNKCEPWELPKKAKMGEKEWYFFCVRDRKYPTGLRTNRATEAGYWKATGKDKEIFRRKILVGMKKTLVFYRGRAPKGEKTNWVMHEYRLEGKYSLCNLPKTAKNEWVICRIFQKSSGGKKTLVSGLVRLSSFGDELGPSLLPPLMDSSSYNSKIKINPAETTHVTCFSNPMEVQKNQEEMADYFNSPLFAASANPSDMNSASLLFSKFGLPNSFYSTQGTPNLGNLQYPGSLFMPDQAILKALLGNHGANMRQSCKPEREMVSISQETGLSTDMNTEISSVVSNHDMGRRSFEDQDDPSTSGGPVDLDCLWNY from the exons ATGGAGAATTTTGTTGGGCTTTGTAAGGGAGATGATCAGATGGATTTACCACCTGGGTTTCGATTCCACCCAACTGATGAAGAGCTTATAACTCACTATCTGTCCAAAAAGGTTATTGATAGCAACTTCTGTGCTAGAGCAATTGGAGATGTGGATTTGAATAAGTGTGAGCCTTGGGAATTGCCAA AGAAAGcgaaaatgggagagaaggagTGGTACTTCTTCTGTGTTAgggacagaaaatacccaactGGTTTGAGGACAAACAGGGCTACTGAAGCTGGTTACTGGAAGGCCACTGGTAAAGACAAGGAGATCTTCAGAAGGAAAATACTGGTTGGAATGAAGAAAACTCTGGTTTTCTACAGAGGAAGAGCtccaaaaggagaaaagacCAACTGGGTCATGCACGAGTATAGGTTGGAGGGGAAATACTCTCTCTGCAATCTCCCCAAAACAGCCAAG AACGAGTGGGTGATTTGCAGGATATTTCAGAAGAGTTCTGGTGGGAAGAAAACACTTGTTTCAGGACTGGTGAGACTGAGCTCATTTGGGGATGAATTGGGTCCATCCCTTTTGCCTCCATTAATGGATTCTTCTTCCTACAATAGCAAGATCAAAATCAATCCAGCTGAGACAACTCACGTGACCTGCTTCTCCAACCCAATGGAGGTCCAGAAAAACCAGGAAGAGATGGCTGATTACTTCAATTCTCCTCTTTTTGCTGCTTCTGCTAACCCTTCTGATATGAACTCTGCTTCATTGCTTTTCTCAAAATTTGGTCTTCCAAACTCATTTTACTCCACTCAAGGCACTCCAAACCTTGGCAATTTGCAATACCCAGGTTCCCTTTTCATGCCAGACCAGGCTATCTTGAAGGCTTTGCTTGGGAATCATGGAGCAAACATGAGACAGAGTTGCAAACCAGAAAGGGAGATGGTCAGCATCTCACAAGAAACAGGGCTGAGCACTGATATGAACACTGAAATCTCTTCTGTTGTCTCCAATCATGATATGGGTAGGAGGTCTTTTGAAGATCAAGATGATCCATCAACCTCAGGTGGCCCAGTAGACCTTGATTGTCTTTGGAATTATTGA